The window GTGAAACGGCCCTGGGCGGGATTGGGAAACACGCTCGACTCCAGCCGGGCCGCTACGCAGCCCGGATTGCCCGTACCGCTCGGTCCGAAGCGGGCCAGATAGGTTTCCGTAAACTCGGTGGTGATGGTGCGGGCTCCAAACTGGCAACTACCCGTCAGAATGCCGCAGGTATATACCGTATTGTGGCCGTCCAGGGCCAGGACTGTCCCGGTGCTGGTACCCGGGCCGCCCACCAGGTCCGTCGATTTCAGCTTGCCATTGGGCAGCAACTGGGCAATAAAGCCCTGGTAGGCCGTCGTGATACTCTCGGAGCCGGTTAGGTAGGTGCTGCCCGAGTGCTTGTCGACGGCAATGTTGGTAGGAAAGTCATAATTAGCCCCGCCCAGGCGCGTGGCCCACTCGGCCTGGCCCTGCCGGTTGTAGCGCGCCACGTAGATATCGTTGTCGCCGGTGCTGGTGAGCGTAGTGCCGCCCAGCGTAGCCGTACCGCTGAAGCCATTGGCCACGTATATTTTGCCGGCCCGGTCGGTGGCCAGACATTTGCCGTCACCGTTGCCGTTGGGCGCCTGCAGCCAGCGCAGCTGCCCGTTGCGGGCGTCGAAGCGGGCCATAAAGACGCTGTTGTCGTAGCCAGCCGGCTGCACCGTGGTGCCATCCAGGGCCAGCGTGCCGAAGAAGTTGCCGCTCACGTAGCAGTTGCCCTCCGCGTCTACGGCCGCGCCCCGGCCCTGGCTGAAAGCGTAGTCGGCCGGCTTGTTCCACACTTTGGCCCAGCGCACCGCACCCTGGGGCGAGTAGCTGGCCACGAAGGCCTGGCCCTGGCGGTTCGTGAAGCTCTGCTCCCCAATCTGCACCGTGGTGCCGCTCACGTTGCCCGTCACAAAGCTGTTACCCGCCTGATCTACGGCTATGGCCCAGCCCGCATTGCCGGCGCCGTAGCGGTCCTGACTGGTACTGCTTATCTGGCGTGCCCACTGCACCCGGCCGGCCGGGCTGCATTTGAGAACCAGCACGTCTTGTCCGTAGCTGCTCTGCGAGGTGATGCTGCCTCCCGGGTAAGTGAGTGTGCCCTGAAAGAGGCCCGTCAGGTAGCAGTTGCCTAGCGCGTCCAGGGCCAGGCCGGTGGGCAGCACTTGCAGGCTGGCCGGTATTGTGGTAGCGCGCAGCACGGTGCCGGCCGCATTGAGCTTGGCAATATACAGGCAGGGGCCCGGGTTGGTGAGCTCAGTAGCACCCAGCTGCAGTCGGTCGGTGAAATTACCGGTAATGTAAAAATCACCGTTGGCATCAGTAGCCAGCGCCATAATAGGGTTGCTACCGGCCACTGCCCGGACCCAGTTCCAGGTGGCGGGTTGGGCCCGGGCAGTCAGGCAGGCAAACAGAGCGAGAGCAAGGAATAGTTGTTTCATAGCAGCACGGAGCGGGTGAGAGATGGAAGAAAAGAGGGAAAAAATATGATTTAGGTTTTGGTGAAGCCACTAAGACAGTTGCCGGCCCTGGGGTGGGCCGCATTCGACGGAAAAAAAGAGGGAGGCCCGGTAAGACCCGCGCCGCGCGTATCAGATTCACCCGTTTCGCCAACGGGTAGAGTATTTGCTAACGAGTTATTAATCTGCTACCTGCACTATTGCGGGCGGTAAATGCCTTGCCGCCTGCTAACCAAGCTCCGAATACTGACCTGTTCGGAGCCGGGTACCACGATCCAACTGCTTATCCTAAAAATGAAATTATTAAATCTTATTTATAAACGGCATTATCCAAGAAAAAAGAATTTTGGCCTCACCCGTTTGGACCATTCTAGTGTTCGGCTTACCCACCGCTGAATCAGCGGCGCACTTACCCGGCCTGGGCCCCATTGCTGGCTCGGTGAGCCACGCAACTAGTGGTCCATAATGCGCCAAGCCCCGTCCCGGCAGTGGGAAAGGGCTTGGAATACCAATCAGGCGGCGGATAAGGTAAGGCCGCGGGCTGGGGCTAGCGGCTTACTGCCCTACCGCTGGCCGGGCTTTATAGCCGGCTCAAACTCAGCGTTTCGCCGGCCTGCAGGGCGTGTACGGTTACGGCCCCCGCGGGCGGGAGGTGCTGCCGCAGTTGCTCGGGCGTGCCCACCAGCGACGCAAACGTGCCGTAGTGAAACGGCACCACGTGGCGCACTCCCAGCAGCCGCGCCGCCACGGCCGCCTCCCGCGGACCCATGGTGTACCGGTCGCCGATGGGCAGCAGGGCCACGGTGGGCTGGTAGAGCTCGGCCAGCAGCTGCATGTCGCCAAACAGGGCCGTGTCGCCGGCGCAGTACACTACTACGCCGTCCGACAGGGCCAGGATATAGCCCACGGCCTCGTGCCGAAAGCCGGTTTTGTTGCCGGGCAGGTCCACGTGGGCCGCGTGCTGGGCCAGGGTCATGGTCAGGCGCAGGTCCAGCAGATCGATGCCGCCACCCACGTTCATGGGCTCAAACTGCGCGGCGGGAACGCCCTGTTCGTAGAGGTAGAACCGCACCGCCGCCGGGGCCACTATCCGGGCCCCGGTGCGGGCCAGTAGCGCGGGTAGGGCGGAGTCAAAATGGTCGTCGTGGCCGTGGGTAATGAGCACCAGGTCGGCCCGCTCGGGCTCCCGCAGCTCGGCCGGCACGAAGGGGTTGTCGGTTAGCCACGGGTCTAGCAGGATAACCCGGCCTTCGGGCGTGGTGATGCGGAAGCTGGCGTGGCCGAGCAACTGCAGCTGGGAGGAAGCAGGCATAGGAGGGGAGAATTCGGCTTCTAAATCCAGCCCGGGGCTTCTGGTAAACCTAGCCTGAGCTGTAGCTAGGCGGCCAGAACTACCCCGGGCTTGGGCTGCGCTTACTGCTTGACCAAGCGCTGAGTTACGCTGCCGGCCGCCGTTTGCAGGCGGATGCTGTACACGCCGGCGGGCAGGGCACTCAGGTCGAGGGCGTGGGTGGTAGCCCCGGCGGGCAGCGGCACCGTGCGCACGGTTTGGCCCAGCAGATTGAGCACTGCCGCGCTGCGGGCGGCGCCGTTCCAGCGCAGCGTAACCAGGCCCGTGGTGGGGTTAGGGTAAATTTCGGCCGCCAGGTTTCTGGCGGCTGGGCCCGTATTGCTGAGCAGCACGAAGGCCGAGTAGGTGTAGAGGTCGGAGTTGACGTAGCTGGCCGTGCGGCTGGGCTCGTAAACCTGGGTGAGCAGGCGCAGCAGTTCGCCCGTCGAGGCGTAGCGCCGGGTGGTCCGCTCGCCGTACTCCAGGCTCCAGGCATTGTTGAGCCATTCCTCCGAGGTATACTCCGTGTTGTTGTGCTGGGCGTCGTAAGTCAGCTTTTCACGGAAGAAATTCTGCCAGCTGCCGCCACGCACGTTTTCTTCCGCCGTAACGGTGAAGCTGTCATTGGCCCCGAACACGTAGGTAAAGCGCGTGGCGGGTTGCCACTGACCCTGCCACGTTTCCTGCAGCACCGTGGCGTATTGCCGCTTGCTCCAGTTGTGCCAGGTGTAGGTGAAGCGGGCCTGATCCTGCCACGCCCCCTGCTCCCAGCGCTGCTCCACCATTGAGGTCCACTCATTGTTGGTCGATACGGAGTAAGTCAGCTTCTGCGAATTAACGAAAGTGCCCATGTCGAAGTCCTGCACTACCTGGGTGAGCAGCACGCCGGCCGAGTTGTAGGTCAGCTGGTAGCGGTTGCCGTCGTTGGTAAGCCAGGCCGAGCCGGTCCATTCCTGGTACAGGGCCTCGGTGATGCTGCCGCGGGCGTCGTAGGTGGCCGCGTAGCGGCCCGTGTTCAGCCAGGCCGTGCCGCTCCAGGTCTGGTATACTTCCTCGGTGTTCAGGCCCTGGCCGTTGTAGCTGTAGAGGCTGCGGTAGAGGGGGGCCTGGGTGGCGGAGTCGGCCACGGCTTCCTGGGTCAGGCGGCCCTGGGCGTCGTAGGCGTAGGTTTCCACCGTGGCCTTGGTCCAGCTGTTGTTCGTCGAGTTCCAGCTGTGGTGCACGGCCCGGCCGGGCTGCGAGAGGCTGGTGGCGTGGCGCAGGGCCGGGGCGCTACCGGCCGCCGAAGCCGGAGCAGCATGCAAAAGCTGGCGCGAGCGGCTCTCGGGCAGCTGCCGGGTGGGGGTGGCAACTTGGGCGGAAGCCCCGAAGGTAGTCCCAAGCAATAGCCCGGTCAGAAGGGTAACAATGCGCATAGAACAGATAGGTCAGGAGAGAAAAGTAGGCCAAGGTACACTCTGCCCGGTTCCCGCACTGCGCCCGGTCGTTACCTTATCCTTATGTTATTAAGCTTGCCGCCGCACGGAGCATTATCCAATACCTTGCTGCTGCTTCCCTGTGTACTTATGGCAACTGCCTGTGCCCGCGGCTACGCCTTCGTTGTTTTCTATCCGCCTCCTGGCCGTGGCTGCCCTGGGCCGCACCGTGCGCGAGCAAACCTTTGCCGCTGCCGCCCAGCCTCAGCGCTTATCGGTGGCAGATCTTAAGCCGGGTATCCACCAGGTGCGCGCTCCGCTCAGCACTGGTCAGCTAGCCGCCGCCGTTTTGCAGGTGCAGTAGGCGGTAGTAGAAAAGCAACAGCACAACCGGCCCGGCTTTCTATATAGCCGGGCCGGTTGTGCTGTTGAGAATCCTGCCGGCCTAGCCCCAGATGGGCTGCCAGGGCTGCTCGACTACGGCCGCCGTGTTGGTAGAAAGGTAGTCGTTGTAGAGCTGCTCGGCCTGGCCCTGACTGATAAGCGGCTTGCCTTCGATGGGTAGCACCAGCAGTGGGGCGCCGGGCCCGAGCTGCAGGGCCGTGCTCAGCTCCTGGTGCAGCCGGGCTACGTCGCCCGGGTAGGCTTCCTGAATCTTGACGACGGTCAGGGCCTGGCCCTGGTGCTCGAGGCGGGCAAACACGCCGGCCGGAATAATCGGGTTGGGTTCCATGCAGAAAAAGTGAGGTGGTAGCTTCCCTCTACGCATAACCGGTCGGCTGAGGTCAGCGTCCGGCATACAACCGCAGGGAATGAACCCGCCCGACTGGGGCCGTCTACAGAATCTGGGAGCTGTCCAGGGCCGTTTGCCCGCCCACGCTGCCCGGCAGCCGGGTGCGGCCCAGCAGCTGCGCCAGCTTCTTGGGCAGCTCGCTCACCAGCAGGGGCACCACCGGCCGGGCCACGAGGTGGTAGCGGGAGTCGGCGCGCTCGTGCAGGCGGGTCTTCTCGAAGGAAAACAGCCCCCGGCGGGCGTAGCGGGCAAAGCTCTGGTAGCCGCCGGCCGCCTCGGCCCCGTCTTCTACTTCCGCCGCCTCGGCCGCAGTAGTGTCGGGCAGGGTCAGGAAGTAGTGGTGCAGCTCAAGCAGCACTTCCTGGGAGGCCGCCACCGATTCGGGCAGAATGCCGCCGCCCGAGGCCACGTGCAGAATGTGGCCCTCGGCGTCCACGGCAAACCAATCAATGTCGGCGTCTTCCTGGTCTAGTTCGTCGATGTGCATAGGGGAGGGGGAGGTAGGGTCCGCCGCAAAGATACTCCGGGAGTTCAGCGGAAGGCGGTACTCCCGGAAAGCTCGTGCTAAGCACCGGTAGTAGCTGAAGCAGCGGCGCCATCACGCCGCATCGCCGGGCGACGGCAGGAACCCTACTCCGGGGGGGGGCACTAGAAAGCCGCGCCTCTGCACTAGGCAGAAACGCGGCTTAGCAAAGCTCCGCGCGGGGCTAGGCTTCCGAAGCGGGCGGGGCGTCGGTGAGGAGGTAGAGCTTCTGCTTGACGGGGTCGGTGGGGAAGGCCCGCTTGGCGGCCTTGCTCAGCTGCTGCCCGTAGCCGTAGGCCTGGTTCTGGAGGCGCACGTAGTCCTGGGAGCCTTCCGTATTCGAGCCTTTGCGCACCTCCTGGGTGGTATCGGCCTGGTTCAAATCCTGGCTGAGCTGCTTGAGCGTGGCCAGCTTCGGGGCCCCGAAGCCGTGCCCACTCAGGTCGGCCAGGTCGCGGGTGGCGGTAGCAACGGCCGTTTCCAGCAGGGCCCGCATCTTATCGTGCTTCTTGCGGGCCGGGACATACTGCTTCTTGCCGTACTGGTCGAGGCGGCCGGCGTTGTTGGGGTAAGCCTGCTCCACGTAGTAAAACAGGGCCTGCACCTGGGTGCGGGCCTGCTCCATGAGCGCCTCCACGTCCTGGGTATTCTCCTTCAGGCCCCCGCGCAGGGTGGTGCCGGAGGTGGCCTTGTCGGCCTGGTCCAGGGCCGCCAGCCACTGGGTACCGAAGGCGGCGGTAAGCTTGGGGTCGAAGGCCGTGAAAGCGGCCACATCCTTGAGATAATGCCCGTGCATGGTGCGCATGTTCTGGCGCATGGTGCTGTCGGGGCCAGAGTATTGGCGCTCCTCGGGTTGATTCTTTTTCATACGCGTAATAAGTTGGTTAAGAGGTAAATGAATAGATGCTCAACAGTACTAAATATCTGATTCATAACCTATAGCCGGCTACTGCCCGCCACCGGTGGAAACCATCGCAGGGCCGGTGGAAATGAGGGCAGAGACGGTGGCAATGACCGCAGAGACGGTGGCAATGATCTAAGGGATGGTGGAAACCATCGTAGGGACAGTGGCAACGATTAAAGAGACGGTGGCAACGACCTAAGAGCCGCCGGCAAGCATCGCAGGGGCAGCGGCAGTGGCCGCAGAGGCGGCGGGGGCGAGGGGAGAAACGAAACCGGCCCGCTGGTGGGCAGGCCGGAATTATACATGTGTGTTAAAAAGGGCTCCTTGGTATTATCAAAGTTCTGATGACTTGTAGGTAAGGAATCGGCGAAAGAGGTTTATATAAACCTTGTGGCAAAGTTCTGCATCTTCTAGTGCATTATGATATTCGGATCTTTCTATATTAAAATAGTTAGTGCAGTCACTTAGGGATTTTATATTTTCATCTATTACGTTTAAAGAAGCTGCTATTTTAGATACAGATTGCACATCTAGATGGCGATACTTTATTTGCTTGAATAAAGTATCCATGTTGTTATTTGTGCACATTTTTTTGAAAAATGCGACATCAAAGCCTATATTCCAAGCGCCAAAACAATAATTGCAGCCGAATTCAGTAAAAAACTTTTGCAAAACTTGTTTTTGACTAGGGCTGCTTTTTAAGGTTTGATATTCAATTCCATGTATTTTTGTGGCGTCATTATTTTTTAGTTCATGATTTATCTTAATTCTTGAAGTAAATGTTTTTTGAATATTCCCATACTCATCAGATAGTATGGCCCCAATTTCGATTGGCTCATCAGTGTATGGGTCAATACCGGTTGTTTCAAAATCTATAAAACACACAGGTGTGTCGAAAAACTTCAGTTTTTTAGAATTCATACTTTTCAAAAAAATTGGGGTCGCTTGTAACGCTTTCCAGTTCAGTCATGCATTTATTGAAAACGCATTCATCATTATTTGTCTTTTTAAACAAAAAGGCGAATGGTTTGACAGCTTTTACA of the Hymenobacter chitinivorans DSM 11115 genome contains:
- a CDS encoding SBBP repeat-containing protein; this translates as MKQLFLALALFACLTARAQPATWNWVRAVAGSNPIMALATDANGDFYITGNFTDRLQLGATELTNPGPCLYIAKLNAAGTVLRATTIPASLQVLPTGLALDALGNCYLTGLFQGTLTYPGGSITSQSSYGQDVLVLKCSPAGRVQWARQISSTSQDRYGAGNAGWAIAVDQAGNSFVTGNVSGTTVQIGEQSFTNRQGQAFVASYSPQGAVRWAKVWNKPADYAFSQGRGAAVDAEGNCYVSGNFFGTLALDGTTVQPAGYDNSVFMARFDARNGQLRWLQAPNGNGDGKCLATDRAGKIYVANGFSGTATLGGTTLTSTGDNDIYVARYNRQGQAEWATRLGGANYDFPTNIAVDKHSGSTYLTGSESITTAYQGFIAQLLPNGKLKSTDLVGGPGTSTGTVLALDGHNTVYTCGILTGSCQFGARTITTEFTETYLARFGPSGTGNPGCVAARLESSVFPNPAQGRFTLRIQAPATDQSVKATLYNPFGRIVAQQTVRPGPGSTDATFDTAGLPSGLYVLNLEHNQQVTTQLVTVR
- a CDS encoding 3'-5' exonuclease; protein product: MNSKKLKFFDTPVCFIDFETTGIDPYTDEPIEIGAILSDEYGNIQKTFTSRIKINHELKNNDATKIHGIEYQTLKSSPSQKQVLQKFFTEFGCNYCFGAWNIGFDVAFFKKMCTNNNMDTLFKQIKYRHLDVQSVSKIAASLNVIDENIKSLSDCTNYFNIERSEYHNALEDAELCHKVYINLFRRFLTYKSSEL
- a CDS encoding metal-dependent hydrolase is translated as MPASSQLQLLGHASFRITTPEGRVILLDPWLTDNPFVPAELREPERADLVLITHGHDDHFDSALPALLARTGARIVAPAAVRFYLYEQGVPAAQFEPMNVGGGIDLLDLRLTMTLAQHAAHVDLPGNKTGFRHEAVGYILALSDGVVVYCAGDTALFGDMQLLAELYQPTVALLPIGDRYTMGPREAAVAARLLGVRHVVPFHYGTFASLVGTPEQLRQHLPPAGAVTVHALQAGETLSLSRL
- a CDS encoding T9SS type A sorting domain-containing protein, which translates into the protein MRIVTLLTGLLLGTTFGASAQVATPTRQLPESRSRQLLHAAPASAAGSAPALRHATSLSQPGRAVHHSWNSTNNSWTKATVETYAYDAQGRLTQEAVADSATQAPLYRSLYSYNGQGLNTEEVYQTWSGTAWLNTGRYAATYDARGSITEALYQEWTGSAWLTNDGNRYQLTYNSAGVLLTQVVQDFDMGTFVNSQKLTYSVSTNNEWTSMVEQRWEQGAWQDQARFTYTWHNWSKRQYATVLQETWQGQWQPATRFTYVFGANDSFTVTAEENVRGGSWQNFFREKLTYDAQHNNTEYTSEEWLNNAWSLEYGERTTRRYASTGELLRLLTQVYEPSRTASYVNSDLYTYSAFVLLSNTGPAARNLAAEIYPNPTTGLVTLRWNGAARSAAVLNLLGQTVRTVPLPAGATTHALDLSALPAGVYSIRLQTAAGSVTQRLVKQ